One Dictyoglomus turgidum DSM 6724 DNA window includes the following coding sequences:
- the ispE gene encoding 4-(cytidine 5'-diphospho)-2-C-methyl-D-erythritol kinase, giving the protein MEKLNIYTFGKITLFLDVINKREDGYHNVKILLHNVDFWDFMQISLLPYPHFILESNLPIPSEENLVYKAYKKFIEITGEKVGAKVFLFKKIPTQAGLGGGSSNAAGTIWGLNLLTNLNLPLRDMAKIGETLGSDIPFFFYGGSAIAEGKGEIIKKITHQNFKFILIFPPYGISTKEIYSKIKKEDLNIHIDFENILLNFERGILLEPYNFFEYIVFKRYPELKKIKESISPITYVALTGTGSTMFVVIKNDSEIKEIIKKLEEYLEKGYKIKLVKSSPFGIKILKIKGVF; this is encoded by the coding sequence ATGGAAAAGTTAAACATATATACTTTTGGTAAAATTACCCTTTTTCTTGATGTAATAAACAAAAGAGAAGATGGATATCATAATGTAAAAATACTTCTTCACAATGTAGATTTTTGGGACTTTATGCAGATTTCCCTACTTCCTTATCCTCACTTTATATTGGAATCAAATCTCCCCATCCCCTCAGAAGAAAATCTTGTCTACAAAGCTTATAAAAAATTTATTGAAATCACAGGAGAAAAAGTAGGTGCCAAGGTATTCCTTTTCAAGAAAATACCAACTCAGGCAGGACTTGGTGGAGGAAGCTCAAATGCTGCAGGAACAATTTGGGGATTAAATCTTCTTACCAACTTAAATCTCCCTTTGAGAGATATGGCAAAAATAGGAGAGACCTTAGGTTCAGATATTCCCTTCTTCTTTTATGGTGGCTCTGCTATAGCAGAGGGAAAAGGAGAAATTATCAAAAAAATAACCCATCAAAATTTTAAATTTATTCTTATCTTTCCTCCGTATGGTATAAGTACAAAGGAGATCTATTCCAAAATAAAAAAAGAAGATTTAAATATACATATTGACTTTGAAAATATTCTCTTAAATTTTGAGAGAGGAATTTTATTAGAACCATACAATTTTTTTGAATATATAGTTTTTAAGAGATATCCAGAATTAAAAAAAATAAAAGAGTCAATATCCCCCATCACTTATGTGGCTTTAACAGGAACAGGTTCTACCATGTTTGTGGTAATTAAAAATGATTCTGAAATAAAAGAAATCATCAAAAAGCTTGAAGAATACTTAGAAAAGGGTTATAAAATAAAACTTGTTAAATCAAGTCCTTTTGGAATTAAAATTCTTAAGATAAAAGGAGTGTTTTAA
- a CDS encoding 3D domain-containing protein, translating into MKKTKKRIISVTVFFGSLVIIASAKIIETNLWRNFTHLRPIKEVIIVDGNKRPIKVKTNAGFVWEVLEEKKIKVSKFDIVSPPARTPLTERIKEIRITRVNETTIKKINIIEPKIILKVTYAKTYTEKIKDYGRFGKIEEIYKRRTINGKPEKEVLISKKELQKMSPKIIEITTPILKYLKLDSATFEVVKPIKVTATAYEPWTGGDGNNITAIGWRAMKGIIAVDPRYIPLKSAFYIPNYGFALAGDTGGLIKGWKVDLCFSTLREVKYFGRRKITIYLLKRIA; encoded by the coding sequence ATGAAAAAAACAAAGAAAAGAATTATAAGTGTTACTGTATTTTTTGGAAGTTTAGTCATAATAGCTTCTGCTAAAATTATAGAAACTAATTTATGGAGAAATTTTACCCATTTAAGACCTATAAAAGAGGTCATCATAGTGGATGGAAATAAGAGACCTATAAAAGTTAAAACCAATGCTGGCTTTGTTTGGGAAGTACTCGAAGAAAAGAAGATAAAAGTATCTAAATTTGATATTGTCAGTCCTCCAGCAAGAACTCCACTAACAGAAAGAATAAAAGAGATAAGAATTACAAGAGTGAATGAGACTACTATTAAAAAAATAAACATTATTGAACCTAAGATCATCCTGAAAGTAACCTATGCAAAAACTTATACAGAGAAGATAAAGGACTATGGAAGGTTTGGTAAGATCGAAGAAATTTACAAAAGAAGAACAATCAATGGAAAACCAGAAAAAGAAGTCCTAATCTCTAAGAAAGAGCTTCAAAAGATGTCCCCTAAAATTATAGAAATTACAACCCCCATCCTTAAATACCTCAAATTAGATTCCGCTACTTTTGAAGTGGTAAAACCCATAAAAGTAACTGCAACCGCCTATGAACCCTGGACTGGAGGCGATGGAAACAACATCACTGCTATAGGCTGGAGAGCTATGAAAGGAATAATAGCTGTAGATCCAAGATACATTCCCCTAAAAAGTGCTTTTTATATTCCTAATTATGGCTTTGCTTTAGCGGGAGATACTGGGGGACTCATAAAAGGATGGAAAGTAGATTTGTGTTTTTCTACCTTAAGAGAAGTAAAATATTTTGGTAGACGAAAAATCACTATTTATCTTCTTAAAAGAATAGCTTAA
- the tyrS gene encoding tyrosine--tRNA ligase, protein MRKLSIEEELEILKSNVVEIIPEDGLYEKLKKAREEGRPLRVKLGADPSAPDLHLGHAVVLRKLKQFQDLGHQVVFIIGDFTARIGDPSGRSETRKPLTPDQVKRNALTYQEQVGKILDVTKAEIRYQEEWFGKMKLEDVLVLTSKYTIARMLERDDFAQRFKEQKPIFIHEIMYPLLQAYDSVAIKADIELGGTDQKFNLIVGREIQREYGLEPQVAMLMPILEGLDGKQKMSKSLGNYIGLTEPPNEMYGKVMSIPDELIIRYYELATELTKEEIRKIEQEMKEGKLNPRDAKARLAREIVKIYHGEEASLKAEEEFNRIFRNKELPENVPEVEISEPKIWVVKLLTQVGAAKSNSEAKRLISQGAVEIDGTRIEDINLDITIDKPFILRVGKHFFRRIKKG, encoded by the coding sequence ATGAGAAAACTAAGTATTGAGGAAGAATTAGAGATATTAAAATCTAATGTGGTAGAAATAATTCCTGAAGATGGCTTATATGAAAAACTAAAAAAAGCACGAGAAGAAGGAAGGCCTTTAAGAGTAAAATTAGGAGCAGATCCTTCTGCTCCTGATCTACATTTAGGACATGCTGTGGTGTTGAGAAAATTAAAACAATTTCAAGATCTTGGACATCAAGTAGTATTTATTATTGGAGATTTTACTGCAAGAATAGGAGATCCCTCAGGGAGGAGCGAAACCAGAAAACCTCTAACTCCAGATCAGGTTAAAAGAAATGCTTTAACCTACCAAGAACAGGTAGGAAAGATTCTTGATGTCACAAAGGCAGAAATAAGGTATCAAGAAGAATGGTTTGGAAAAATGAAATTAGAAGATGTTTTGGTTTTAACTTCCAAATATACCATTGCAAGAATGTTAGAAAGAGACGATTTTGCTCAAAGATTCAAAGAACAAAAACCAATTTTTATACACGAGATCATGTATCCCCTGCTTCAAGCCTATGATTCTGTAGCTATAAAAGCAGATATAGAACTTGGAGGAACTGATCAAAAATTTAACCTTATCGTGGGAAGAGAAATTCAAAGAGAGTATGGTTTGGAACCTCAAGTAGCAATGCTGATGCCAATTTTAGAAGGACTTGATGGGAAACAAAAAATGAGTAAGAGCCTTGGAAATTACATAGGACTTACCGAGCCCCCTAATGAAATGTATGGAAAAGTAATGTCAATTCCTGACGAATTAATCATTAGATACTATGAGCTTGCAACAGAACTTACCAAAGAAGAGATTAGAAAAATAGAACAGGAAATGAAAGAAGGAAAGCTTAATCCCAGAGATGCAAAGGCAAGATTAGCAAGAGAAATTGTGAAAATATATCATGGAGAAGAAGCAAGTTTAAAAGCAGAGGAAGAATTTAACAGAATATTTAGAAATAAAGAACTTCCTGAAAATGTACCTGAAGTGGAAATATCTGAACCTAAAATATGGGTTGTAAAACTGCTAACTCAGGTGGGTGCAGCAAAAAGTAATAGCGAAGCCAAAAGACTAATCTCTCAAGGTGCTGTAGAAATAGATGGTACAAGAATAGAAGACATAAATTTAGATATTACTATTGATAAGCCCTTCATATTAAGGGTGGGAAAACACTTTTTTAGGAGGATTAAAAAAGGATGA
- the argS gene encoding arginine--tRNA ligase produces the protein MRKHIYELIKKAVNSLKEKENFIVDDIEIIVETPKQKEYGDYATAVALQIAQKNKKPPRVVAEKISEYIKKSPFVKKIEIAGPGFINFFLNDEALWETLRLIRKDIDDFVKIPSKKKKIQIEFGSINPTGPMHIAHARGVTIGDSLANLFKRIGWNTEKEFYINDAGNQIDLLGESLYARYMQLLGYDYQVPEEGYHGYYLIELAKELLNQKSQIESMDETEKKKFFKEYALSKMLEDIKTTLLNFGVEYDVWFSERTLHENGKVKEVLEILRQNGYTYEKDGALWFSSTKFGDEKDRVLIKSDGKATYFLADIAYHLNKIQRGFDWIIDVWGADHHGHVTRLKGAIQALGYPKDILEIILVQMVRLMRGNEEIKMSKRTGDFITLKEIQEEVGKDAIRFFFLLRSPESQLDFDINLAKKQSVENPVYYVQYAHARCCSILKNAETKGYNLADLDKADLSLLKEEKEKDLILNLLRYPERLEDITRTLEIHQLPFYLLNLSTLFHGYYDSYKVISEDKELTLARLVLVDCVRIIIKDALSILGVSAPEKM, from the coding sequence ATGAGGAAACATATTTATGAGCTCATAAAAAAAGCTGTAAATTCTTTAAAAGAAAAAGAAAATTTTATAGTAGACGATATTGAGATTATTGTAGAAACTCCAAAACAAAAAGAATATGGAGATTACGCAACAGCTGTTGCTCTCCAAATTGCTCAAAAAAATAAAAAACCGCCGAGAGTAGTTGCTGAAAAAATTTCAGAGTACATTAAAAAATCACCCTTTGTAAAAAAAATAGAGATCGCTGGACCAGGTTTTATAAACTTCTTCCTTAATGATGAAGCTTTATGGGAAACTCTCAGATTAATTAGAAAGGATATAGATGATTTTGTAAAAATACCTTCAAAAAAGAAAAAGATACAGATTGAGTTTGGAAGCATCAACCCTACAGGCCCCATGCATATCGCCCATGCAAGAGGAGTAACCATTGGTGATTCTTTAGCAAATCTATTTAAGAGAATAGGTTGGAATACAGAAAAGGAGTTTTATATAAATGATGCTGGGAACCAGATTGATCTTCTTGGCGAATCTCTATATGCAAGATATATGCAGCTCTTAGGTTATGACTATCAAGTTCCCGAAGAAGGTTATCATGGATATTACCTTATAGAGTTAGCAAAAGAGTTATTGAACCAAAAATCCCAGATAGAATCAATGGATGAGACAGAAAAAAAGAAGTTTTTCAAAGAATATGCCCTAAGCAAAATGTTAGAAGACATAAAAACAACACTCCTAAATTTCGGAGTAGAGTACGATGTCTGGTTTAGTGAAAGAACCCTACATGAAAACGGCAAAGTAAAAGAGGTATTAGAAATTTTAAGACAAAATGGGTACACCTATGAGAAAGATGGAGCTCTCTGGTTTTCCTCTACAAAATTTGGAGATGAAAAAGACAGAGTTCTCATAAAAAGTGATGGAAAAGCAACTTACTTTTTAGCTGACATTGCTTATCATTTAAATAAAATTCAAAGAGGTTTCGATTGGATAATCGACGTGTGGGGAGCAGATCATCACGGTCACGTAACTAGGTTAAAAGGAGCAATTCAAGCCTTAGGATATCCTAAGGATATCTTAGAAATAATCTTAGTACAAATGGTAAGACTTATGAGAGGGAATGAAGAAATAAAGATGTCAAAAAGAACAGGAGATTTTATAACCTTAAAGGAGATTCAAGAAGAGGTTGGAAAAGATGCAATAAGATTTTTCTTCTTATTAAGAAGCCCTGAAAGTCAGCTTGACTTTGATATAAATCTTGCTAAAAAGCAATCAGTAGAAAATCCTGTCTATTATGTACAATATGCCCATGCAAGATGTTGTAGTATACTTAAAAATGCAGAAACAAAGGGTTATAATTTGGCAGATCTGGATAAAGCAGATTTATCCCTCCTTAAGGAAGAAAAAGAAAAGGATTTAATATTAAACCTCTTAAGATATCCTGAAAGATTAGAAGATATTACCAGGACCTTAGAGATACATCAGCTTCCTTTTTATCTCTTAAATCTTAGCACTCTCTTTCACGGGTATTACGATTCTTACAAAGTAATAAGTGAAGATAAAGAATTAACCTTAGCAAGACTTGTTCTTGTGGATTGTGTTAGGATTATAATAAAAGATGCCTTAAGTATACTGGGGGTCTCAGCCCCTGAAAAAATGTAA
- the ilvA gene encoding threonine ammonia-lyase, protein MISLKDIESSRERISPFIHKTPISFSQTFSDMTRKEVFLKFENLQKTGAFKIRGAINYISQLKKIKGVITASAGNHAQGVAYASKIFGISSTIVMPENTPLIKILSTKNYGAKIILHGKVYDDAFYYAKELAKEENLEFVPAFDDEKIIAGQGTIGLEILEDLKEIEALIVPIGGGGLASGILIALKETNPKIKVYGVQSNAFPYMYEKIKKVEIPQKPEQTIAEGIAVKKPGEITSSIIETYIDDIFVVEEEKIAEAVLLLLERAKTLVEGAGASTLAALLKYYTEIPEEKIVLILSGGNIDVSLLTKIIEFGLMEAGRIVHMKVKLPDLPGHLSEVIDVISKEKANIITIHQDPSLPFFPKIESNVEFTLETKNPDQIRRIFDKIKEKGYEIEILEKGGIVK, encoded by the coding sequence ATGATAAGTCTAAAAGATATAGAATCCTCAAGGGAGAGGATTTCACCTTTTATCCACAAAACTCCTATATCCTTTTCCCAAACTTTTAGTGATATGACAAGAAAAGAAGTATTTTTGAAATTTGAAAACTTACAAAAAACAGGTGCATTTAAAATCCGAGGAGCCATAAATTATATATCTCAACTTAAAAAAATTAAAGGAGTTATAACTGCTTCAGCTGGAAATCATGCTCAAGGAGTAGCATACGCAAGTAAAATCTTTGGCATATCTTCTACCATAGTAATGCCCGAAAACACACCATTGATAAAGATTCTATCTACTAAAAACTATGGGGCAAAAATAATCCTTCATGGAAAAGTATATGACGACGCCTTCTATTATGCAAAAGAATTAGCAAAAGAAGAAAATCTTGAATTTGTACCTGCTTTTGATGATGAAAAGATCATTGCTGGCCAAGGAACAATAGGGCTTGAAATCCTTGAAGATCTAAAAGAAATAGAAGCTCTAATTGTCCCAATTGGTGGAGGGGGTCTTGCTTCAGGTATTTTGATTGCATTAAAGGAAACAAATCCAAAAATAAAAGTTTATGGTGTGCAATCTAACGCCTTCCCATATATGTACGAAAAAATAAAAAAAGTAGAGATACCTCAAAAGCCAGAGCAAACCATAGCCGAAGGTATAGCCGTTAAAAAGCCAGGAGAAATTACATCCTCCATAATTGAGACATATATTGATGATATATTTGTTGTAGAAGAAGAAAAAATTGCAGAAGCGGTACTTTTACTTTTAGAAAGAGCTAAAACTCTGGTGGAGGGAGCAGGTGCTTCAACCCTTGCTGCCCTCCTAAAGTATTATACAGAGATACCCGAAGAGAAAATAGTACTTATCTTGAGTGGCGGTAATATCGACGTAAGTCTATTAACAAAAATCATTGAATTTGGCCTTATGGAAGCAGGGAGGATTGTCCACATGAAAGTAAAACTTCCTGATCTTCCTGGACATTTATCTGAGGTAATTGACGTTATATCCAAAGAAAAGGCAAATATTATTACCATCCATCAAGATCCGTCCTTACCTTTCTTCCCTAAGATAGAAAGTAATGTAGAATTTACCCTTGAAACCAAAAATCCCGACCAAATTAGGAGAATTTTTGATAAAATAAAAGAGAAAGGCTATGAAATTGAAATTTTAGAAAAAGGAGGAATTGTTAAATAA
- a CDS encoding QueT transporter family protein produces the protein MRSKKVAKIALYAASYSVLTVILSPISYGPIQVRISEFMTLFPFIDKLAIPGLFIGCAIANLFSPAGWIDVIFGSLFTLIAAYLTRKMPNVYLSPIPPILINAFGVSLYLHLFFKLPYLLNVLYIGVGETIATYIIGLPILLYIFRNENLKKFFTEE, from the coding sequence ATGAGATCTAAAAAGGTTGCGAAAATAGCATTGTATGCTGCTTCTTATTCAGTACTTACTGTAATTTTAAGTCCCATAAGCTATGGTCCTATTCAAGTAAGAATATCAGAATTCATGACCTTATTTCCATTTATAGACAAGTTAGCCATACCAGGACTTTTTATAGGCTGTGCAATAGCTAATCTATTTAGTCCAGCTGGTTGGATAGATGTGATTTTTGGGAGTTTATTCACTTTAATTGCAGCCTATTTGACCAGAAAAATGCCCAATGTTTATCTTTCCCCTATTCCTCCAATACTTATAAATGCTTTCGGGGTTAGTTTGTATCTTCACCTCTTTTTTAAGCTACCTTATTTGTTAAATGTGCTCTACATAGGAGTAGGCGAAACTATTGCTACATACATTATTGGGCTTCCTATTCTTCTTTACATATTCAGGAATGAAAATTTAAAGAAATTCTTTACCGAGGAGTAG
- the rsmA gene encoding 16S rRNA (adenine(1518)-N(6)/adenine(1519)-N(6))-dimethyltransferase RsmA, whose protein sequence is MDLTSKSKLIEILRRNNIFLKKSLGQNFLIDKNILKKIIDALEISKEDNILEVGCGVGTLTLELAKKAKKVIGVEIDKRFKSILEELLKDYNNVEILFEDVLKLDLSRIINLPYKLVGNLPYYISGSFLGEYFQKGPYAHLMVIMLQKEMAERLTSSPGSKKYSPLSILLHITYSYEIISKVSPSCFFPAPEVESVVLKLKFNPKLDKIYNKEFFFKLIKESFNQRRKFLLNNLERAFPSIDWKYVFTELNIDGKIRAEELSPEGYITLSNKAFNLWKS, encoded by the coding sequence ATGGATTTAACAAGCAAATCAAAGCTTATAGAAATTCTTCGAAGGAATAATATATTTCTAAAAAAAAGCTTAGGACAAAACTTTTTAATTGATAAAAATATTTTAAAAAAAATTATTGATGCTTTAGAGATTTCAAAAGAAGACAATATATTAGAGGTGGGGTGCGGAGTTGGAACTTTAACCCTTGAGCTTGCAAAAAAAGCTAAAAAAGTTATTGGAGTAGAGATTGATAAAAGATTCAAATCCATCCTTGAGGAACTATTAAAAGACTATAACAATGTGGAGATACTCTTTGAGGATGTTCTAAAATTAGATCTTTCAAGAATCATAAATTTACCTTATAAACTGGTAGGGAATTTGCCCTATTATATATCTGGTAGTTTCTTGGGAGAATACTTTCAAAAAGGTCCCTATGCCCATCTTATGGTTATAATGCTTCAAAAGGAGATGGCTGAAAGACTAACTTCCTCACCTGGAAGCAAAAAATACAGCCCTCTTTCTATCTTGCTTCACATCACTTATTCTTATGAAATTATCTCAAAAGTTTCCCCTTCTTGCTTTTTTCCTGCACCTGAAGTAGAATCAGTTGTACTAAAATTAAAATTTAACCCTAAACTTGACAAAATCTATAACAAAGAATTCTTCTTCAAACTCATAAAGGAAAGTTTTAATCAAAGAAGAAAATTTCTCCTAAATAACTTGGAAAGAGCTTTTCCTTCTATAGATTGGAAATACGTATTCACCGAACTTAATATTGATGGTAAAATAAGAGCAGAAGAGCTATCGCCTGAAGGATATATTACCTTATCAAATAAGGCTTTTAATTTATGGAAAAGTTAA
- a CDS encoding MBL fold metallo-hydrolase has protein sequence MKIRWYGHACFLFTNSEGKKILTDPFDSSVGYPLPDVEPNIVTVSHEHFDHNAVHLLKGNPILVQGEGETQINSVKIKGLNTFHDEERGKKRGTNTIYLIETDGIKILHLGDLGHILTDEYKEKIGEVNILCIPVGGTFTIDANGAVKVVELLKPNVVIPMHYKTPHLKFDLAKVEDFINKVNYPVKKFEEKEIEINKDTLPPSTEVWILSY, from the coding sequence ATGAAAATAAGATGGTATGGACATGCATGCTTCCTCTTCACAAATTCAGAAGGTAAAAAGATTCTTACAGATCCTTTTGACTCTTCTGTTGGATATCCTCTACCTGACGTGGAACCTAACATAGTTACCGTAAGTCATGAGCATTTTGACCATAATGCGGTCCATCTTTTAAAAGGAAATCCTATATTAGTACAGGGAGAAGGTGAAACTCAAATAAATAGCGTAAAGATAAAAGGTCTCAATACCTTTCATGACGAAGAAAGAGGTAAGAAGAGAGGAACAAATACCATTTATTTAATTGAAACTGATGGAATTAAAATATTACATTTAGGAGATTTAGGACATATTTTAACGGATGAATATAAAGAAAAAATCGGAGAAGTAAATATACTTTGCATCCCTGTAGGAGGAACCTTTACCATTGATGCTAATGGGGCAGTGAAGGTGGTAGAGCTCTTAAAACCCAACGTGGTAATACCAATGCACTATAAAACTCCCCATTTAAAATTTGACCTTGCTAAAGTAGAAGACTTTATCAACAAAGTTAATTATCCTGTAAAAAAATTTGAGGAAAAAGAGATAGAAATAAATAAAGATACCCTTCCTCCTTCTACCGAAGTTTGGATCCTATCCTACTAA
- a CDS encoding HD domain-containing protein, whose translation MNRDEALDKVKKYVKNKNLIKHMLATEAIMRALAKRFNEDEEKWGLTGLLHDIDYEITEKEPEKHSLLAEELLKDENLSKDVIDAIKAHNEIHNLPRETLLAKALYAVDPLTGLIVAAALIHPEKKLAPLDVNFILNRFKEKSFARGANRDQIKTCEDLGLSLEEFIAIGLEAMKSISDELGL comes from the coding sequence ATGAATAGAGACGAAGCCTTAGACAAAGTTAAAAAGTACGTAAAAAATAAAAATTTAATAAAGCACATGCTGGCTACAGAAGCCATTATGAGGGCTCTTGCTAAAAGATTTAATGAAGACGAAGAAAAATGGGGACTTACTGGACTTTTACATGATATTGATTACGAAATTACAGAGAAGGAACCTGAAAAACACAGTCTTCTTGCAGAAGAATTACTTAAAGACGAAAATCTGTCTAAAGATGTTATCGATGCTATAAAAGCCCACAATGAAATACATAATCTACCAAGAGAAACCCTTCTTGCAAAGGCACTATATGCGGTAGATCCTCTAACAGGACTCATTGTTGCTGCAGCATTAATACACCCTGAAAAAAAGTTGGCTCCTTTAGACGTGAATTTTATCCTCAACAGATTTAAAGAAAAAAGTTTTGCAAGAGGAGCAAATAGAGATCAAATTAAAACCTGCGAAGATTTAGGACTAAGTTTAGAAGAGTTTATAGCGATAGGTTTGGAGGCTATGAAATCAATCTCTGATGAATTAGGATTATAA
- the uvrC gene encoding excinuclease ABC subunit UvrC, producing MKNDSILNLKQKVENFPESTGVYIFYDHSGKVIYVGKAKNLRKRVLSYFSDSSPKSAYILKKAQNIEFYITDTETEALILESVLIKKHRPIMNIQLRDDKQYPLLKLTLYEEYPRLILARRFEDDGAKYYGPYTQSGTVRETISMVKKLFNLRSCNWNLPKSKPKRPCLNYFIENCKAPCQGYITKEDYQEIVREVIDFMEGRYEEIINKLYNEMQKYSKNLEFEKAAKVRDKIRLLQNLSEKQKILTFNRENKDLIQFYVEDHKAKVLVYLIREGKLVEKRIFNLTLPEEYSRDELLESFILQYYSVRDIPEIIVLPFLVFGGEVDLKEFLCRRKGTKVEIRTPESEDEEKLLNMALKDLTIESLRSEKVWLALSELQRIFNLPNLPVAIEGYDISNLQGREAVGARVYFQNGYPDKNRYRRYKIKYTEESPNDYLMLQEVIKRRLNKIEEDPLPDIMLIDGGKGQLNAVLEVFEELKIKPKFILALAKEREEIFVPGNSDSILLPYDSPALHLLQQVRDEAHRFAVSYHRKLRSKKLIDSHLEKIPGIGEKRMKILLEAFNDLESLKKASLEDLKKIPGISEKIAEKIYLYFHKSS from the coding sequence ATGAAAAATGATAGCATATTAAACCTTAAACAAAAAGTAGAAAATTTTCCAGAAAGCACTGGAGTATATATCTTTTACGATCACTCAGGTAAAGTAATTTATGTAGGTAAAGCAAAAAACCTGAGAAAAAGAGTTTTGTCTTATTTCAGTGATTCGTCTCCTAAAAGTGCTTATATTTTGAAGAAAGCTCAAAATATAGAGTTTTATATAACTGATACAGAGACGGAAGCTTTGATTTTGGAATCGGTTCTCATTAAAAAACATAGGCCCATTATGAATATTCAACTAAGGGATGATAAACAGTATCCATTACTGAAATTGACTTTGTATGAGGAATATCCAAGGCTTATTCTCGCAAGACGTTTTGAGGATGATGGGGCAAAATATTACGGACCATATACCCAAAGTGGAACTGTAAGAGAGACCATATCTATGGTTAAAAAACTCTTTAATTTAAGATCTTGCAATTGGAATTTGCCAAAATCAAAGCCTAAAAGACCCTGTTTAAATTACTTTATTGAAAATTGTAAGGCACCATGTCAGGGATATATTACCAAGGAGGATTATCAAGAGATTGTAAGAGAAGTAATAGACTTTATGGAGGGGAGATATGAAGAGATCATAAATAAACTTTACAATGAAATGCAGAAGTATTCTAAGAATTTAGAATTTGAAAAGGCTGCGAAAGTAAGAGATAAAATAAGATTGTTGCAGAATTTAAGCGAAAAACAGAAGATCCTTACCTTCAATAGAGAGAATAAAGATTTAATCCAATTCTATGTGGAGGATCATAAGGCAAAAGTGCTTGTTTATTTAATAAGGGAAGGAAAATTGGTTGAAAAGAGGATATTTAATTTAACTTTACCCGAAGAATATTCCCGAGATGAACTCCTTGAAAGTTTTATTTTACAATACTATTCAGTAAGAGATATCCCTGAGATCATAGTACTCCCCTTTTTGGTCTTTGGAGGAGAAGTGGACTTGAAGGAATTTTTGTGTAGAAGAAAGGGGACAAAAGTAGAAATAAGGACACCAGAAAGCGAGGATGAGGAAAAACTTTTAAATATGGCATTAAAGGATTTGACTATTGAGAGTTTAAGATCAGAAAAGGTGTGGTTAGCTCTTTCCGAACTTCAGAGAATTTTTAACTTGCCTAATCTGCCTGTTGCTATAGAAGGGTATGATATTTCTAATCTTCAAGGAAGAGAAGCAGTAGGGGCAAGGGTTTATTTTCAAAATGGATATCCCGATAAAAATAGGTATAGAAGGTATAAGATTAAGTATACAGAAGAATCACCCAACGATTATTTAATGCTCCAAGAAGTGATAAAAAGAAGACTTAATAAAATTGAGGAAGATCCCTTGCCAGATATTATGCTCATAGATGGAGGAAAAGGACAACTAAATGCGGTATTAGAGGTTTTTGAGGAATTAAAAATAAAACCTAAGTTTATATTAGCTCTTGCGAAAGAGAGAGAGGAAATTTTTGTTCCAGGAAACTCTGATTCTATTTTGCTTCCTTATGATTCTCCTGCTCTGCATCTTCTCCAACAAGTAAGAGACGAGGCTCATAGGTTTGCTGTTTCTTATCATAGGAAATTACGTAGTAAAAAATTAATAGATTCTCATTTGGAAAAAATACCTGGCATAGGAGAAAAAAGGATGAAAATTCTTCTTGAGGCTTTTAATGATTTAGAAAGTTTGAAAAAAGCATCTTTGGAGGATTTGAAAAAAATTCCAGGAATCTCTGAAAAAATTGCTGAGAAAATTTATCTTTATTTCCATAAGTCTTCTTAA